The following are from one region of the Chloracidobacterium sp. genome:
- a CDS encoding S8 family serine peptidase, with protein MRLSANHLSKIRETISLTLIVAFFMSNVIFANAIVRHNDPVAAPTAADVNHTIDLTQLGREGRLREDLSFEGDTNRLMKALAGNGSRQPVIVDEKGEYQERIVEQLALRIAKGVSSSELAGFSIKKLEIDTIYATAKSQSEIADRIAEALEAAAASSERSILFVDELPYVLSLEKASAALIGSIAKQDIRIIGGSSRSDYTQKIEADKELNSIFEAIEILGGQSAANDAEPTGGNAAESYRGDNISSDIRAMIDAGSDGNQRIGAVLQAKNADNPAFRAMLAASDVRITDRIGTSNTLVIELPLRSVASLSQSGMINYLSPDRKTQTTGHIEDTIGATLVRSQPANGSRSAYTLDGNGIGIAVLDSGIYTDHKGFKNGSTSRIAANVNFTSSNISATSDNYGHGTHVAGIAAGSSSDNSGAYRGIAPSAKIISVKVLNDSGEGQTSWLLNGLNWVLQNRAAHNIKVVNLSLGTEALDTYTNDPVCVKVKELVNAGIVVIAAAGNLGKTSTGQQAYGRIKSPGNSPYVITVGASNSYGTASPADDSIASFSSRGPTRSSYINSNGTRVFDNLLKPDLVAPGNKIVSHKSNGNLMSVLNPTLNLANDLLTPSSERMMYMSGTSMSAPVVSGASALLMHVNPKLTPGMVKMILQYTARPLAGADMYQQGAGQLNIEGAVRLARSLRADVDFQTLAKGSSMVPSGWTAPTPTTTIAGNTFSWSQIMFANHAFISGQNLISQFQTVYKRENIASLGLTVSGSSLVFNTNTYYTSGLSLSQTVMLSNGGAVGSGTPVLSYGVLVGDGVLVGDGVLVGDGVLVGDGVLVGDGVLIGDGVLIGDGVLIGDGVLIGDSILLGDDTPGME; from the coding sequence ATGAGATTGTCAGCAAATCATCTTTCCAAGATCAGAGAGACGATTTCCCTCACCTTGATCGTCGCGTTCTTTATGTCGAACGTGATCTTCGCTAATGCGATCGTCCGTCATAACGACCCCGTAGCCGCCCCCACCGCGGCCGACGTTAACCACACCATCGATCTTACCCAGCTTGGCCGTGAAGGAAGACTGCGGGAAGACCTAAGCTTCGAGGGCGATACCAATCGCCTTATGAAGGCTTTAGCCGGTAATGGTTCGCGTCAACCCGTGATCGTTGACGAAAAAGGCGAGTATCAGGAACGGATCGTCGAGCAGCTTGCGCTTCGCATCGCCAAAGGCGTTTCGAGCAGCGAGCTTGCCGGTTTTTCGATCAAGAAGCTCGAGATAGATACGATCTATGCGACAGCCAAAAGCCAGTCCGAGATCGCAGATCGGATAGCAGAAGCTCTTGAGGCAGCTGCCGCGAGCAGCGAGCGTTCGATCCTCTTTGTTGACGAGCTTCCTTATGTACTTTCACTTGAAAAGGCATCCGCAGCGCTCATCGGATCCATCGCAAAACAGGATATCCGCATTATCGGCGGCAGCTCGAGATCAGACTATACACAGAAGATCGAAGCTGACAAAGAGCTGAATAGCATCTTCGAAGCCATCGAGATCCTCGGCGGGCAGTCGGCGGCAAACGATGCCGAGCCGACGGGTGGCAATGCTGCAGAAAGCTACCGCGGCGATAACATCTCGAGCGACATCCGCGCCATGATCGATGCCGGTTCAGATGGGAACCAGCGGATCGGTGCAGTCCTGCAAGCTAAGAATGCTGATAACCCGGCGTTCCGCGCAATGCTCGCGGCGAGCGATGTCCGCATCACCGATCGCATCGGGACGAGCAATACGCTCGTTATTGAATTGCCGCTGCGCTCCGTTGCTTCGCTTTCGCAGAGCGGGATGATCAATTACCTCTCGCCCGACCGCAAAACGCAGACCACTGGCCATATCGAAGATACGATCGGCGCGACCCTGGTACGGTCACAGCCGGCAAACGGTTCGCGTTCGGCCTACACGCTCGATGGCAATGGGATCGGTATCGCGGTACTCGATTCGGGTATCTACACCGATCACAAAGGATTCAAGAACGGCTCAACGTCGCGGATCGCGGCGAATGTCAATTTCACGTCGTCGAACATTTCGGCAACGTCGGACAACTACGGACATGGAACGCACGTCGCCGGTATCGCAGCCGGCAGCTCGTCGGACAACAGCGGTGCATATCGCGGGATCGCTCCCTCAGCCAAGATCATCAGCGTAAAGGTCCTGAACGACAGCGGCGAAGGCCAGACCTCCTGGCTGTTGAACGGACTCAATTGGGTTCTCCAGAATCGTGCCGCCCATAACATCAAGGTGGTCAACCTTAGCCTTGGGACCGAGGCTCTCGATACCTACACGAACGATCCGGTTTGCGTCAAGGTCAAGGAACTCGTGAACGCCGGGATCGTTGTGATTGCGGCAGCCGGCAACCTCGGGAAGACCAGCACGGGTCAACAAGCTTACGGCCGCATAAAGTCGCCCGGCAACAGTCCGTATGTGATAACTGTCGGCGCGAGCAACAGCTACGGCACGGCATCGCCTGCTGATGATTCGATCGCTTCGTTCAGTTCGCGCGGCCCGACCCGCAGTTCGTATATCAACTCGAACGGAACGCGTGTTTTTGACAACCTGCTTAAGCCCGATCTCGTGGCTCCGGGCAACAAGATCGTTTCGCACAAATCCAACGGGAATCTGATGTCGGTCCTAAATCCGACCCTGAATCTCGCAAACGATCTTCTGACGCCCTCGTCAGAGAGAATGATGTACATGAGCGGCACTTCGATGTCTGCTCCGGTCGTATCCGGTGCATCAGCACTCTTGATGCATGTGAATCCAAAACTGACGCCCGGTATGGTCAAGATGATCCTTCAGTACACGGCCAGGCCGCTCGCCGGTGCCGATATGTATCAGCAGGGTGCAGGCCAGCTCAATATCGAGGGAGCGGTCAGGCTCGCACGTTCGCTCCGGGCTGATGTCGATTTTCAGACATTAGCGAAAGGCTCATCGATGGTCCCGTCCGGTTGGACCGCTCCGACCCCGACGACCACGATCGCGGGAAATACGTTCAGTTGGTCGCAGATAATGTTTGCGAATCATGCATTCATCTCGGGACAAAATCTGATCTCACAGTTCCAGACGGTTTACAAACGTGAGAATATAGCGAGCCTTGGCCTGACGGTCAGCGGTTCCTCTTTGGTCTTTAATACGAATACGTACTACACGTCGGGTCTTTCGCTTAGCCAGACCGTCATGCTGAGCAACGGCGGTGCGGTCGGTTCGGGTACCCCGGTTCTTTCATACGGCGTTCTTGTCGGCGACGGCGTCCTCGTTGGTGACGGCGTGCTGGTCGGCGACGGCGTTCTCGTCGGCGACGGTGTGCTTGTCGGCGACGGTGTGCTTATCGGCGACGGCGTGCTCATCGGCGACGGCGTGCTTATCGGTGATGGTGTGTTGATAGGTGACAGCATCTTATTGGGCGACGACACTCCGGGAATGGAGTAG
- a CDS encoding GNAT family N-acetyltransferase, with protein MLTLDPRTVPGSSYAQYVPMPHHTDMSRLVRLTDSDTDDVLAFLNRRPVHTVVMTSMIIDNGIESRLNRGEFYGYCGVNGEIEGIALIGHSTLVEARSDAALRALAHQARRSSTPIHLIMSADDDAAAFFHHYGKGTLLPRLSCTELLFQIGFPFPVQDCEWDVRNARPEEVEQIARAHAEVAFLESGIDPMARDREGFIQRVLRRIEQGRTFVVFEDGKLVFKADIIAEAADVIYLEGVYVGREFRGMGVGSSCLAKLCLDLLGRASNVCLLSNVDFTHAHRTFQKAGMENAGSCTTIFL; from the coding sequence ATGCTTACACTTGATCCACGAACAGTACCAGGCTCGAGCTACGCCCAATACGTGCCGATGCCGCACCATACCGACATGTCGCGGCTGGTCAGGCTGACGGACAGCGATACCGACGATGTTCTTGCATTTCTCAATCGTCGTCCGGTGCATACGGTCGTGATGACGAGCATGATCATCGACAACGGCATCGAAAGCCGGCTCAATCGCGGCGAGTTTTACGGCTATTGCGGCGTCAACGGCGAGATCGAAGGCATTGCCTTGATCGGACATTCAACTCTTGTCGAAGCACGCTCCGACGCAGCATTACGGGCATTGGCACATCAAGCACGCAGGTCTTCAACGCCGATCCACTTGATAATGTCGGCCGACGACGACGCGGCGGCATTCTTCCACCACTATGGCAAAGGAACACTGCTGCCCCGGTTGTCTTGCACCGAACTTCTGTTCCAGATCGGATTTCCCTTTCCGGTCCAGGACTGCGAATGGGACGTCAGAAACGCCCGGCCAGAAGAAGTAGAACAGATCGCTCGGGCGCATGCCGAGGTCGCTTTCCTCGAATCCGGCATCGACCCGATGGCTCGCGACCGCGAGGGCTTTATCCAACGCGTCCTCCGAAGGATCGAACAGGGCAGGACGTTCGTCGTATTTGAGGATGGCAAGCTGGTTTTCAAGGCGGATATCATTGCTGAAGCTGCAGATGTGATCTATCTGGAAGGTGTATACGTCGGCCGCGAGTTCCGGGGCATGGGTGTAGGTTCAAGCTGCCTCGCCAAGCTCTGTCTTGATCTGCTCGGTCGGGCGTCGAATGTCTGCCTGCTCAGCAATGTCGATTTTACCCACGCTCATCGGACTTTTCAGAAGGCCGGAATGGAAAATGCAGGTTCCTGTACGACCATCTTCCTTTGA
- the sdhB gene encoding succinate dehydrogenase iron-sulfur subunit codes for MTQNGHIEKKRLDNPPPKFKLKIQRREKEGAPATWETFELPYRRNLNVISALMEIRKNPVTAEGRTTTPPVWDMSCLEQVCGICTMVIDGRVRQSCSALIDDLMLASGSDTVTLEPMSKFPNVRDLKVDRSKMFEHLKQVHAWVELDGSHNLGPGPHVPNDVAQERYALSRCMTCGCCLEACPQYGDDKYIGPQAIAQARLFNMHPIGKMDIDERLNGLMGDDGITNCGNAQNCVQVCPMSLPLTKAIYETNRDITVNALFGWLKK; via the coding sequence ATGACACAGAACGGACACATCGAGAAAAAACGGCTTGATAATCCGCCGCCGAAATTCAAGCTGAAGATCCAGAGGCGTGAAAAAGAGGGTGCGCCGGCAACATGGGAAACATTCGAACTGCCTTACCGCCGCAACCTCAATGTCATCTCGGCGTTGATGGAAATTCGTAAGAATCCGGTCACAGCAGAAGGCAGGACAACAACACCGCCTGTTTGGGATATGTCGTGTCTCGAGCAGGTCTGCGGCATTTGCACGATGGTGATCGATGGCCGTGTGCGGCAATCTTGCTCAGCGCTGATCGACGATCTGATGCTCGCATCGGGTTCGGACACGGTGACGCTCGAGCCTATGTCGAAATTTCCGAATGTCCGCGATCTGAAAGTTGACCGATCGAAAATGTTCGAACATCTCAAGCAGGTGCATGCATGGGTCGAACTTGACGGCAGCCACAACCTCGGGCCGGGACCGCATGTGCCGAACGACGTGGCGCAAGAACGTTACGCGCTTTCGCGGTGCATGACCTGCGGCTGCTGCCTGGAAGCGTGCCCGCAGTACGGGGATGACAAATATATCGGTCCGCAGGCTATCGCTCAGGCTCGGCTATTCAACATGCATCCGATCGGGAAAATGGATATCGACGAACGGCTCAACGGACTAATGGGTGACGACGGCATTACGAATTGCGGAAACGCCCAGAACTGCGTTCAGGTTTGCCCGATGTCGCTGCCGCTGACCAAGGCCATCTACGAAACGAATCGTGACATTACGGTGAACGCTCTTTTCGGTTGGCTGAAGAAATAG
- the sdhA gene encoding succinate dehydrogenase flavoprotein subunit: MASSGIKIAIVGGGLAGLAAAMKIAEAGHDVDLISVVPVKRSHSVCAQGGINGAVNTKGEGDSPAKHLDDTVYGGDFLANQPPVKRMTDMAPEIIYLFDRMGVPFSRTKEGLLDFRRFGGTLHHRTAFAGASTGQQLLYALDEQVRKFEVGGSVKKYEGWEMLSLVLDDHQVCRGLIAMNLQTLELKAFKADAVIMATGGPGLIFGKSTNSMTCTGSAVSACYQQGARYANGEFIQVHPTSIPGEDKLRLMSESARGEGGRVWVPRNDGDERNPKDIPDAERWYFLEEKYPAYGNLVPRDIATREIFQVCIDGHGVGGENQVYLDLTHIPAETLTRKLGAILEIYEMFVGDDPRHVPMRIFPGVHYSMGGLWVDFDQRTNIPGLLAAGECDYSIHGANRLGANSLVSCVYGGFVAAPAAIEFAKNVERGETETNGLYDAELKKQQEINDSIIKSEGGENQYKLHEEMGKWMTDNVSVVRYNDKLKATDEKLLELQDRLKRISINDSNLWATQAIPHARQLGNMLELARVITLGALNRNESRGAHYKPEFPERDDENFMKTTIAEYSAEAPVLSYEAIDVSLVEPRKRDYSTKKAKGN, translated from the coding sequence ATGGCTTCAAGTGGGATAAAAATTGCGATCGTCGGCGGCGGCCTCGCGGGGCTTGCGGCAGCGATGAAGATCGCTGAGGCGGGCCACGATGTCGACCTCATCTCGGTCGTTCCGGTAAAGCGTTCACACTCGGTCTGTGCGCAAGGCGGTATCAATGGTGCGGTGAACACCAAAGGTGAGGGCGATTCGCCGGCAAAGCATTTGGACGATACGGTTTACGGCGGCGATTTCCTTGCCAACCAACCGCCGGTCAAAAGGATGACGGACATGGCACCCGAGATCATCTACTTATTTGATCGGATGGGTGTGCCATTCTCAAGAACCAAGGAAGGCTTGCTTGATTTTCGCCGATTCGGCGGCACGCTGCACCACAGGACGGCATTCGCGGGAGCATCGACCGGCCAGCAGCTCTTGTATGCTCTCGATGAGCAGGTCCGCAAGTTCGAGGTTGGCGGCTCGGTCAAAAAGTACGAAGGCTGGGAAATGCTCTCGCTGGTTCTGGACGACCATCAGGTTTGCCGCGGACTCATCGCAATGAACCTGCAGACGCTCGAACTAAAAGCATTTAAGGCCGACGCCGTTATTATGGCGACCGGCGGACCGGGCCTGATCTTTGGAAAATCGACAAATTCAATGACCTGCACAGGGTCGGCGGTTTCGGCGTGCTACCAGCAGGGTGCCCGGTACGCCAATGGCGAGTTCATTCAGGTCCACCCGACATCGATCCCGGGCGAGGACAAGCTTCGGCTGATGTCCGAATCCGCTCGCGGTGAGGGCGGCCGCGTTTGGGTGCCGAGAAATGACGGCGACGAGCGAAATCCGAAGGACATTCCCGATGCAGAACGCTGGTATTTCCTCGAAGAGAAATATCCGGCTTATGGAAATCTTGTTCCGCGCGATATCGCGACCCGCGAGATCTTTCAGGTCTGCATCGACGGTCACGGGGTGGGCGGTGAGAATCAGGTTTACCTCGACCTGACCCACATTCCGGCAGAGACGCTGACGCGAAAGCTCGGCGCGATCCTCGAGATCTATGAGATGTTCGTAGGCGACGATCCGCGTCACGTCCCGATGCGCATTTTCCCGGGCGTCCACTATTCGATGGGAGGCCTTTGGGTCGACTTCGACCAGAGGACCAACATTCCCGGCCTTCTCGCGGCAGGTGAATGCGATTATTCGATCCACGGTGCGAACAGGCTTGGTGCAAATTCGCTTGTTTCCTGCGTTTACGGCGGATTCGTCGCTGCCCCGGCGGCGATCGAATTTGCCAAGAATGTCGAAAGGGGCGAGACCGAGACCAACGGTTTGTATGACGCCGAATTGAAAAAACAACAAGAGATAAACGATTCGATAATCAAGAGCGAGGGCGGCGAGAACCAATACAAACTCCACGAAGAAATGGGCAAGTGGATGACCGACAACGTGTCGGTCGTCCGCTATAACGACAAGCTCAAAGCAACGGATGAGAAGCTGCTTGAACTTCAGGACCGTTTGAAGCGGATATCGATCAACGATTCGAACCTTTGGGCGACGCAGGCGATCCCGCACGCACGCCAGCTCGGGAATATGCTTGAACTCGCCCGTGTCATCACACTCGGTGCATTGAACCGCAACGAATCCCGCGGAGCACATTACAAGCCGGAATTCCCCGAACGCGACGACGAGAATTTCATGAAAACAACGATCGCTGAATATTCGGCCGAGGCCCCGGTACTGAGCTACGAGGCTATCGACGTCTCGTTAGTCGAACCGAGGAAGCGTGATTATTCGACAAAGAAGGCGAAAGGAAATTAG
- a CDS encoding LysR family transcriptional regulator, with amino-acid sequence MHIETLKVFCDLVELQSFSLAAERNFITQSAVSQQIKTLEDKFKRRMLERVRGRREVKLTATGEVFYRESKNVLAAYDQLQENLRGVVGKIGGTVKVATVYSVGLHELPMIVGDFMSKFPAARIDLEYSRTTKVVRDVLNGSVELGVIAFPEPRRGLSIVQMPPNKLVLVCPPDHKFAARSKLRTSDLNGQDFVLFERDTPTRKATDKILKTKGVEVKKIAEFDNIETIKRAVEVGFGLAIVPLPAVADEQRTGRLAVVELAEKEWSRPVGVIYRSDRDLSLAAKKFIQLLKSD; translated from the coding sequence ATGCACATCGAAACGCTGAAAGTCTTTTGTGATCTGGTCGAACTTCAAAGCTTTTCGCTCGCCGCCGAGCGGAACTTCATAACCCAATCGGCCGTCAGCCAGCAGATCAAGACCCTTGAAGATAAATTCAAGCGCCGGATGCTTGAACGCGTCCGCGGCCGACGCGAGGTCAAACTTACCGCTACTGGTGAGGTCTTTTATCGCGAGTCAAAAAATGTGCTTGCCGCATACGATCAGCTGCAGGAGAATCTTCGCGGTGTCGTCGGGAAGATCGGCGGAACCGTAAAGGTCGCTACGGTTTACAGCGTCGGCCTTCACGAATTGCCGATGATCGTAGGCGACTTTATGTCGAAATTTCCGGCCGCAAGGATCGATCTCGAATATTCCAGAACAACAAAGGTCGTCCGTGACGTTCTGAACGGTTCGGTCGAATTGGGCGTCATAGCATTTCCGGAACCGCGGCGCGGCCTCAGCATCGTTCAAATGCCGCCGAACAAACTTGTTCTTGTTTGCCCGCCCGATCACAAGTTCGCCGCGCGATCGAAGCTCCGGACAAGTGATCTGAACGGACAGGATTTCGTTCTGTTCGAACGCGATACGCCGACGCGAAAGGCAACCGACAAGATCCTGAAAACAAAGGGTGTCGAGGTCAAAAAGATCGCGGAATTCGACAACATAGAGACCATCAAACGCGCGGTGGAGGTCGGCTTTGGACTTGCGATAGTGCCGCTTCCGGCTGTTGCCGACGAACAGCGGACCGGACGTTTGGCCGTTGTCGAACTCGCCGAAAAGGAATGGAGCCGTCCGGTCGGGGTAATTTATCGGAGCGACCGCGACCTTTCGCTTGCCGCCAAAAAATTCATTCAACTTCTGAAGAGCGATTAG
- a CDS encoding EAL domain-containing protein: MQSLLKGKIDSAKAMHTYVIAVITAGAVVFGAALFQLPFRNLDVSFLILAACTVGLGSRITLPIPRFKSHISVSDTFIFLTLLLYGGEAAIILAAIEAFVSSKRFCTKYSTIFFNSATLAISTATVVLVLRIIGITSEGQLHGHAEQMRDFVIALSLIALTQFLMNTSIAAIFDSLKQGIPLWTTWKEKYIWTFFSYFVGAAAAGLLIQLVDYTGFGVVFAAFPVMLFVFLTYRMYLQNVEMSIKQAEQAEQYASVLEQRTLALRESEERFRSAFNYAPIGIALVSPSGKWLKVNRALCGILGYTAAEFKELKFESVIFAEDLGQTLLKIGELLSGQIQSYQNEQRFIHKSGRTVWTYWSVSAASEASSENSDMIFQIQDITDRKIAEEKLLYEASHDSLTGLPNRAMFMTRLTEALQNTRSNSGHQVSVLFIDLDRFKYVNDSLGHVIGDELLESISKRLRECMRPSDIVARLGGDEFTILVEGDYDHVEVTRIAERIQQKFSIPFNIRGHVIYSSASIGILHASERHSTSEEMMRDADTAMYQAKRAGKARHEVFNDDMHAAAKETLQLETDLRHAVANKEFSVVYQPIFALGSNEIMGVEALARWDHPVYGHIPPSKFIPLAEEIGWIDTLGEQIFRTACTDIAEIHDELPATTPIKLSVNLSCRQFGAAEIVSNLKNILTETGFPAMRLKLEITESIFFEYQERAVAMLGQLRELGIDIDIDDFGTGYSNLSYLVRLPISTLKIDRSFVSPINDDGANTEIVRTIIALSKNLGLAVVAEGIETNAQLQALKSLGCEGGQGYLLAKPMNQNELYKYLIGAERPIIPSSHPDSIPQISAIQ, translated from the coding sequence ATGCAGTCGCTTCTGAAAGGCAAGATCGATTCCGCTAAAGCTATGCATACATATGTGATAGCGGTCATCACGGCGGGAGCCGTGGTCTTCGGCGCGGCTCTCTTTCAGCTGCCTTTCAGGAACCTCGATGTCAGTTTCCTGATCCTCGCGGCATGTACCGTCGGATTGGGTTCGCGGATCACGCTGCCGATCCCGCGTTTCAAGTCGCACATTTCCGTTTCCGACACTTTCATATTTTTGACCTTGCTCCTCTACGGCGGCGAGGCCGCGATCATTCTCGCGGCGATCGAAGCGTTCGTTTCGTCAAAGCGATTCTGCACAAAGTACTCGACCATTTTCTTTAATTCCGCCACGCTGGCGATCTCGACCGCAACGGTGGTCCTCGTACTTCGCATAATCGGCATCACTTCCGAAGGTCAACTTCACGGCCATGCCGAACAGATGCGCGATTTCGTGATCGCTCTTTCGCTGATCGCTTTGACGCAGTTTTTGATGAACACGTCGATCGCCGCGATTTTCGATTCCCTCAAGCAGGGCATTCCGCTCTGGACGACGTGGAAGGAAAAGTACATCTGGACATTTTTTTCATATTTTGTCGGTGCGGCGGCGGCGGGCCTTCTGATCCAGCTTGTCGATTATACCGGTTTCGGCGTCGTCTTTGCCGCGTTTCCTGTAATGCTGTTCGTTTTCCTCACGTACCGGATGTATCTGCAAAACGTCGAGATGTCGATCAAGCAGGCCGAGCAGGCCGAGCAGTATGCCAGCGTCTTAGAGCAGCGAACCCTGGCATTGCGTGAGTCGGAGGAAAGGTTCAGAAGTGCGTTCAATTACGCACCTATCGGGATCGCGCTTGTGTCACCTTCAGGTAAATGGCTCAAAGTGAATCGTGCGCTTTGCGGCATTCTGGGATACACGGCCGCCGAGTTCAAAGAACTCAAATTCGAATCGGTGATCTTTGCCGAGGATCTTGGACAGACCCTGTTGAAGATCGGTGAGCTCCTTTCAGGCCAGATACAGAGCTACCAGAACGAGCAGCGATTCATTCACAAATCAGGCCGGACGGTCTGGACCTATTGGAGCGTTTCGGCGGCAAGCGAGGCTTCGTCAGAGAACTCCGATATGATCTTTCAGATCCAGGACATCACTGATCGTAAGATCGCCGAGGAGAAGTTGCTTTACGAGGCCAGCCACGATTCACTTACCGGCCTTCCCAACCGGGCGATGTTCATGACGCGTCTGACCGAGGCGTTGCAGAACACAAGATCGAACAGCGGCCATCAAGTGAGCGTACTTTTTATCGACCTCGACCGTTTCAAGTATGTCAACGACAGCCTCGGCCACGTTATCGGCGATGAACTGCTCGAATCTATCTCGAAGCGTCTTCGCGAATGTATGCGGCCAAGCGATATCGTCGCCAGGCTCGGCGGTGATGAATTCACCATCCTCGTCGAAGGCGATTACGATCATGTCGAAGTTACGCGAATTGCCGAGCGGATACAGCAGAAATTCAGCATTCCTTTCAATATTCGCGGCCATGTTATCTACAGCTCGGCGAGTATCGGAATATTGCACGCCTCGGAACGCCATTCGACCTCAGAAGAGATGATGCGAGATGCCGATACGGCAATGTATCAGGCGAAACGGGCAGGCAAGGCCCGACATGAGGTCTTTAATGACGACATGCATGCGGCGGCAAAAGAGACGCTGCAGCTCGAGACCGACCTGCGACACGCGGTGGCCAACAAAGAGTTTTCGGTCGTCTATCAGCCGATCTTCGCGCTCGGTTCGAACGAGATCATGGGCGTCGAGGCGTTGGCGCGATGGGATCATCCGGTGTATGGCCACATCCCGCCGTCCAAATTCATCCCGCTCGCCGAGGAGATCGGCTGGATCGATACGCTTGGCGAACAAATATTCCGTACAGCATGCACTGATATCGCCGAGATCCACGATGAGCTTCCGGCCACAACTCCGATAAAGCTCAGTGTCAATTTGTCGTGCCGTCAGTTTGGCGCCGCCGAGATAGTTTCAAATCTGAAGAACATACTGACCGAAACCGGGTTCCCGGCAATGCGGTTAAAGCTCGAGATCACCGAGTCGATCTTCTTCGAATATCAGGAGCGTGCCGTCGCGATGCTTGGCCAGCTACGCGAACTTGGCATTGACATCGACATCGACGATTTCGGCACCGGGTATTCGAATCTGAGCTATCTGGTCCGACTACCGATCTCGACGCTCAAGATCGACAGGTCATTTGTCAGTCCGATAAACGACGATGGCGCAAACACCGAAATTGTCCGAACGATCATCGCTCTGTCAAAGAATCTTGGCCTTGCTGTCGTCGCCGAGGGTATCGAGACCAACGCACAGCTTCAGGCACTGAAAAGCCTCGGCTGCGAAGGCGGCCAAGGCTATTTGCTGGCAAAGCCAATGAACCAGAACGAGCTGTACAAGTATTTGATTGGTGCCGAGCGGCCGATCATACCTTCCTCGCATCCCGATTCTATTCCCCAGATCTCAGCCATACAATAG
- a CDS encoding succinate dehydrogenase: MAIKYSSTFLLRKLHQLTGIVPLGLFFFAHMFTNSKAVNGEAQFEKAVQDLHDIPYLLFVEIFGIFLPLLFHSIYGVIISAEARPNVLGYNYGRNWFYFLQRATGMFLFVFILFHVLNLRFGLVPGLNLTPVAGNADLAFDIVAREFSIPWVLVVYILGIAATAWHLAYGFWLFAVDWGIVIGEKAQKYALYGCAALAFGLFGVGVNAAFAFVRPCGLLPSALCEQPARSVLPTPKKV; this comes from the coding sequence ATGGCTATCAAATATAGCAGCACTTTCTTGTTGAGAAAGCTCCATCAACTGACGGGCATCGTTCCGTTAGGCCTTTTCTTTTTCGCTCATATGTTCACGAACTCAAAGGCCGTGAATGGTGAAGCTCAGTTCGAAAAGGCGGTACAGGACCTGCATGACATTCCGTACCTTCTCTTCGTCGAAATATTCGGAATATTTCTGCCGCTTTTGTTCCATTCGATCTACGGTGTGATCATTTCGGCAGAAGCCCGGCCAAATGTGCTCGGGTACAATTACGGCAGGAACTGGTTCTATTTTCTGCAGCGGGCGACCGGCATGTTCCTTTTCGTTTTCATACTTTTTCACGTTTTGAATCTGAGGTTCGGCCTCGTTCCGGGACTTAATCTGACGCCCGTCGCGGGTAATGCCGATCTTGCCTTTGACATCGTTGCCCGCGAGTTCTCGATCCCGTGGGTGCTCGTGGTCTACATACTTGGGATCGCCGCTACGGCATGGCATCTTGCATACGGTTTCTGGTTATTTGCGGTCGATTGGGGGATCGTCATCGGCGAAAAGGCGCAAAAATATGCACTTTACGGCTGTGCAGCTCTCGCGTTCGGACTGTTCGGCGTCGGGGTCAATGCTGCATTCGCGTTCGTTCGGCCGTGCGGCCTGCTGCCTTCGGCACTTTGCGAACAACCGGCGAGATCTGTGTTGCCGACACCCAAAAAGGTTTGA